The Pseudoliparis swirei isolate HS2019 ecotype Mariana Trench chromosome 16, NWPU_hadal_v1, whole genome shotgun sequence genome includes a window with the following:
- the cul2 gene encoding cullin-2, with product MSLKPRVVDFDETWNKLLTTIKAVVMLDYVERATWNDRFSDIYALCVAYPEPLGERLYTETKVFLENHVRQLYKKVLDSEEKVLVMYHRYWDEYSRGADYMDCLYRYLNTQFIKKNKLTEADLQYGYGGVDMNEPLMEIGELALDMWRKLMIEPLQAVLIRMLLNEIKNDRCGENPNQKVIHGVINSFVHVEQYKKKFPLKFYQEIFEGPFLTKTGEYYKQEASNLLQESNCSQYMEKVLGRLKDEEMRCRKYLHPSSYSKVIHECQQRMVADHLQFLHGECQSIIRQEKREDMANMYTLLRAVSSGLPHMIQELQVHIHNEGIRGTSNLSQENMPTLFVESVLEVHSKFVQLINTVLNGDQHFMSALDKALTSVVNFREPKSICKAPELLAKYCDNLLKKSAKGMTENEVEDKLTSFITVFKYIDDKDIFQKFYARMLAKRLIHGLSLSMDSEEAMINKLKQACGYEFTSKLHRMYTDMSVSADLNNKFNNFIKTQETVVDLGISFQIYVLQAGAWPLTHIPSSTFAIPQELEKSVQMFELFYNQHFSGRKLTWLHYLCTGEVKMNYLSKPYVAMVTTYQMAVLLAFNNSLTVTYKELQDGTQMNEKELQKTIRSLLDVKMLNHDSQKEEIETESTFSLNMSFTSKRTKFKITTSMQKDTPQEVEQTRSAVDEDRKMYLQAAIVRIMKARKVLRHNALIQEVINQSKARFNPSISMIKKCIEVLIDKQYIERSQTSADEYSYVA from the exons ATGTCCTTAAAGCCGCGGGTGGTAGACTTTGACGAGACATGGAACAAGCTACTGACGACAATCAAGGCTGTTGTGATGCTTGACTACGTGGAAAGAGCCACGTGGAATGATCGTTTCTC CGACATTTATGCCTTGTGCGTAGCATACCCAGAGCCTTTGGGTGAAAGATTATACACAGAGACCAAGGTGTTTCTTGAGAATCATGTTCGGCAGTTGTATAAG aAAGTCCTGGATTCAGAGGAGAAGGTTTTAGTGATGTACCACAGATACTGGGATGAGTACAGCAGAGGAGCCGACTACATGGACTGCTTGTACAG GTATCTCAACACTCAGTTCATCAAGAAGAACAAACTAACAGAAGCAGACCTACAGTACGGCTACGGGGGAGTGGACATGAACGAGCCGCTCATGGAGATCGGAGAG TTGGCGCTCGACATGTGGAGGAAGCTTATGATCGAGCCCCTGCAGGCTGTGCTCATCCGGATGTTgctgaatgaaatcaaaaa TGACCGCTGTGGCGAGAACCCTAACCAGAAGGTAATCCACGGCGTCATCAACTCCTTTGTTCATGTTGAACAGTACAAGAAGAAGTTTCCACTAAAG TTTTATCAGGAGATCTTCGAAGGGCCATTTCTGACAAAAACAGGAGAGTATTACAAACAGGAAGCCTCCAATCTCCTGCAAGAGTCCAACTGCTCACAGTATATGGAAAAg GTTTTGGGACGGTTGAAAGACGAAGAGATGAGATGTCGGAAGTACCTTCACCCCAGCTCCTACTCCAAAGTCATCCACGAATGCCAGCAGAGGATGGTGGCAGACCACCTGCAGTTCCTTCACGGGGAGTGCCAGAGCATTATTCgacaggagaagagagagg ACATGGCCAACATGTACACCCTGTTGCGGGCCGTGTCCAGCGGGCTGCCCCACATGATCCAGGAGCTGCAGGTCCATATCCACAACGAGGGCATCCGGGGCACCAGTAACCTCTCTCAGGAAAAC ATGCCAACCCTGTTCGTGGAGTCGGTGCTGGAGGTTCACAGTAAATTTGTTCAGCTCATAAATACAGTTCTAAACGGGGATCAGCACTTCATGAGTGCACTCGATAAG GCTTTGACGTCCGTGGTCAACTTCAGGGAGCCTAAGTCCATCTGTAAAGCCCCTGAACTT CTGGCAAAATACTGCGACAACCTGCTTAAAAAGTCTGCAAAGGGAATGACGGAGAACGAGGTGGAGGACAAGCTGACGAGCTTCATCACAGTGTTCAAGTACATAGACGACAAGGACATCTTTCAAAAG TTTTATGCCAGAATGCTAGCAAAGCGGTTAATACACGGTTTATCATTGTCGATGGACTCAGAAGAAGCGATGATCAACAAACTAAAG CAAGCCTGTGGCTACGAGTTCACGAGCAAACTGCACAGAATGTACACGGACATGAGCGTGAGCGCCGACCTCAACAACAAGTTCAACAATTTCATCAAGACACAGGAGACTGTGGTGGACCTGGGTATCAGCTTCCAGATCTACGTATTACAG GCTGGAGCCTggcccctcacacacatcccCTCCTCCACTTTCGCCATCCCTCAAGAGCTAGAGAAGAGTGTGCAGATG TTTGAGTTGTTCTATAATCAGCACTTCAGTGGGAGGAAGTTGACCTGGCTGCACTATCTCTGCACAG GTGAGGTGAAGATGAACTACCTGTCCAAGCCCTACGTTGCCATGGTGACCACCTACCAGATGGCTGTGCTGCTGGCCTTCAACAACAGCCTGACGGTGACCTACAAGGAGCTGCAGGACGGCACCCAGATGAACGAGAAGGAGCTTCAGAAGACCATCAGGTCCCTGCTGGATGTAAAGATGCTCAACCACGACTCGCAAAAG GAGGAGATCGAAACCGAGTCCACGTTTTCGCTAAATATGAGTTTCACCAGTAAAAGGACAAAGTTCAAGATCACAACGTCGATGCAGAAAGACACGCCGCAG GAGGTAGAGCAGACGAGGAGCGCCGTGGACGAGGACCGCAAAATGTATTTACAAGCTGCTATAGTGAGAATCATGAAGGCCCGCAAGGTGCTCCGACACAACGCCCTGATCCAGGAG GTCATCAATCAGTCCAAAGCCAGGTTCAACCCAAGTATCAGCATGATCAAGAAGTGCATCGAGGTGCTCATCGACAAGCAGTACATTGAGCGAAGCCAGACCTCGGCAGACGAGTACAGCTACGTGGCGTAG